TTATATCGCAATTCCCCGCTTACCgggcatgcatccaaattctcgtactcctCACCGCGATAGATGATACAGTCATTAGGatatgcatgtatcttttgcagcTCTAATCCCAGAGGGCAGACAACCTATTTTGCTTCGTATGTAGTGGTGAGCAATTCGTCATCCTTCGGAAGCATCTTCTTTATGATTTTCAGTAACTccccaaatcccttgtcggatacactattctttgccttccattgcagcaattCTAGTGTGACCCTCTTCGCAATTTGGGTACAACAATTTCTTGTGATCCTCTAGCATGCATGCGCTGGAACTTAATCCTCTCCCTTTCACTTTCACAGTCTCTCTGTGCATCATGAATGGCCTGACCAAGATCATCAGTGGGCTCATCTTCTGCCGCTACCTCTTTTTCAGCTTCTCCCATTGCACTTTCATCAAAGGCACCATATTCAGCGAACCCAGGATGTTAtcatcatcctcttcttcttcttcatcgtcTTCCATTATAACCCCGCTTTCTCTGTGCTTGATCCAACAAATATAGTCGGGCTCAGATGCTTACTGAAGAAGGTAGCGTGGAAGGACAAACAAGCACACCCTTTAAATCATGGCCCGGTGACGGATAACATCAGCTTTCCTACCATCATCTTTTCTTACAACGGTGACTGCGTAGGCTCTAATAAATAGTTGTAATGCACGAACGAATTTTAATTTGGagaagaaaagatacaagaaacactAAGTACACACAAGTTCTATTGCATGTGTTAATTAATATGCTAAACACTCCATGTGAGAATCGAAATATTTATGTGTTAACATTCGTTTTAAAAGTCAGCTGATGATCATAGTAGCCctgcaaatgaaaaatatcaatCACATGTACATGACCACCTGGTTAGTCTTGCACGCTGCCATCAACCTAcaagcaaagcaaagcatctGGCTGGCAGTTACACGTCGCAAGCGCACTATCTCAGCCACTAATTTGGCCCGGTTCCCGCAATGTGATGCGGTGGACGCGCACTCCCTTTTACCTTTGTTTCGAAGAAAGCATCCAGGGAAAGACAAAAGAGGACTTATCTTCAGTTTCTTTTCAGAAAGATATATACATCGTCCTTCCAATATTCGTTGCTTGCCAGAGAAGAAATTAAATGCATTTGTACGAAGCTAAGTAATCTGTAATTGTACATCTATCTGTATGACTATCCAACTGGGCACTATATATGAGAATATTCTCCTGTGTTAAATGGAAAATCTACATCTCATTAGGCCCTTTGAGAAAATTCTTGTACAACTATATTAATTAAGAGAAATAAGAAAAAACTAATTAAGTGGAGCGGGTTAGAATGTTGCTTGCATTGAAAGAGGAGTTTATGTAAGGAACAAGGTCCCAtctaggccattgtttgtgattttggtgattaagtgataacataatcaatgggactaacaagtttgtgagatcacatttgtaggagtctttaggtcccatggatatgattCAACACGTCTAATTCATCTTCAAGATGCAATGTCCAATCTATCGTCAAGACGtcatgtccaatccaccatcaaaATGACAAATCCAATCAGTCGTAGAGGTGCCAAAGTGAGATATAATATATTTCAAGCATCCAAATAATCCCGCGACAAATTGGACGAAGCAGTGCAGAATTAgttacaccggtttaaccgacgccacaccatcggtgcatccgatggttgtcggatacACCGACGCCCCATGCATCGGTGCAATTGGATGTGCTTACTGAGCCAAGTGAAGAAcactcagtagcaccggtttaaccgatggtccactcagaggcatcggtgcaatcgaTGTACTATTGTCCAGTCACGATGTCAagcgtgcagcagccaagccttcagcacaggaagaaccgatgccatcGGAGCaatgcatcggtgcaatgacgtcaccAAGGTGCAACGGTTATATGaagatcaagtgtcaccggaaTTTCCGACGCCATAGCATCAGTTCATCTGATGGTCCCTGAAGTTGCTGCAGCAATGTTAGAGAGGAAATGGCTATTTCAGAGCGCagtgtgaccggaagaaccgatgcccctgcACCGAAAGTTCTGATGGctacgcagaaaactggccaacggctagtaacggctctcttgagttggtggcctatatatatgagttcccccggccattttgagtttgctggagtcccaagacatcacacacataTCCAAGaatacctccaagccatacaagagcataaagatcaaatccttagtccttagcacaaactttgtgagtgttagtgctagattagctcttgagtgagtgatcaagcaaggtttagatccttgtgctgtggttctagagtgaaccaacattgtatcttggtgcgccggccatccttggaactttgatggctcgccggcaagtcaacgaccctccggcttggtgtggagcggcgtcgacaacattgtgcgggggacaaaGTCCCCTCCTTCATGGGCAATCTCTCTTattgaagatcgggatcaaagtggacgtgattgtgttcacggaagagacttgattgtcgggaagcgatactcttcgtgagttcttcaacaacatggatgtaggagcgcctttgtggcaatccgaaccacggaataaattctcgtgtcgagagttcgcttcctctcatccctctctttaagctttcacatttcattttgcaacttgtgtgcctttactttcatagactagtttcttgataggattggctataggttgctaaactcttttgggatgagggttttacactaaggtgaaccgaagttgcacatctagatagcttgttttagtttaagttttgtacaaactagttggagccaaaggttaaggttttaagagtgcctaattcaccccctccccctcttaggctagagcacccgatcgctttcagttTATatctgttgacaccgttttttggcacgtgtcaatcTGATGAGGTGAAGTGGGCAGCCGATGGAAGATTGGTCGATGCTGGGGCAGAAGAACGAAGGTAGAAGATGATTTGGTGACTTGGCATTGCAGGCAATAGAGAAGGATTTGCGCTGATTGATTATGTCAGCAATTTATCGTGTCAAGTTAAAGTTTAGTTTAAGTCAATTATGTAGgaaagttttctttttttttttgtcatgttATGTAAGTCGTAATCGAATAGGAGTTCTAGCATAGTCTATAAATAGCAGACCCGCGGGTTTTGGAAAACAACCAACGTTCAATCAAACAAACCTTTTACATCATTTGCATCTACTTTTCTTTCTTGACAACTTCGTCAAACCCTAATTGCAGTAACTTTTCTCTTTTATGTGTTCTTTTGGCTAGCAGGGCTGCATTGGCTTCTATCTCCAACTGGTCGGTAAGTTCCGTGTCGAATAACGTAGATAGGCCCAAGGTTGATGGCGCACCGCTTCTTCCTCTATCTATTTTGTTCAAGTTATCGAATACATTATATCTCAGGTTTATAGCATCTTGCTTTTATCTAGATCTAGTTTATTCGCCGGTTATCGATAATTGCTAGTCTTTGCAAGATTAATCTATTTAGTcttgtttagtttagtttttATCACAGTTATCCAGCTTAGATTCGAGTTACCTATCGGCTTTTTCTGCAGTTTTACTGTTTCAATCTATTACATCAAGCATAGCCGATCGGATCTAATTTAAGTGTTGTTCAGTTTTATCAAGTCTGCGTTTTAGTAGCCTTGATATTACTTTCTCTATATTGGCCGATCTAGCCGATAGCGTATCTGTTCATATTGGCTGCGAATAGCCGATAGCCTATTTGACTAGTATCGGACTTCTAGCCGATACATCTGTTGGGACTAGTCGGAACACCAGCTGATAAGTCCTAGAATTTAACTGTTTTAATTTcttgtcaattgcaggtcaaattaACCGGTACGCAAAGCACCTTCACGCAGCTATTTGGAGCCTATACGATCGAGTAAAGCAGATCTCTCAGGTCCTCGTGTGGGGCCACGTGGAAGTCCGATCGTCCGATTTTTGCGTCAATAATATCAAGAACAACAACAAAACTACAactcaaataaaaaaatcaatgaAATTTATCAATTGGATCCTATAGGACACGGATTATTCCGCATCACAAAAtagatatatatttatatagatTCCAAAGAAAAGTTATTTAAATCTAGCAATTGGATTTGTATACAAACGACATAACCACTATCAAGTATATTAGGACCCTCTCTTCTTATTAACTAGTTGaataccccgcgcgttgctgcggggtTTGTGGACAAAAATGTTTAAGTTGAGTGTATTGAAAAGATGGAGATATGAAGGTGTAGTCAATTTTAGCATTGGAGATATATGGCATGGTTGTATATAAGATATActtaaatactaaaattgaagtatatataaaaaattcaaGTTGGTGAAACTAATAAAAAGAGGAATTGTAATTGGTATGGTAAGATCGCTTTAATTTTATTCTaggagaaaatggaaaaagtctGCATCATTTTGTGAAGTGATTCGAATTTGTATCGACTCTTTGGCTAAgcgaaatttatgcaaatattttttaaaatgaaaTGTGAGGAATGCAGTTGTGTGTGAAATGTTGATAATTGGAAATATAGTTGAACAAATATAGTTGTATCAAATAGTAAAATATTAAGGAGGAACCAAACATAGTGTCAATATCAGAACATAATGAATGAATGTGTAACATTGAAGAGAAGAGACCTGGAACAATCCTTCACGGTGCTCTTCCTGCATGCCACAGTGATGCAAGACAAAATTTAAGAGTAGCAAAACAGCTAGGGAAGGCAAGGAGCTACCAGAACCGAATGGAATAAGGGAGTTGAGAGTGTGTGTAACGCTACGATGGCTTCGATTAAGCAAAATATATAGAGCGTTGGGTTCTACAGATCATGAGAAGTggaaggggtggtggtggtagtgtaTTGTTAGATAGAGAGACTTAAGGAAATGACAGCTTGGATGATCAAGTTACAAACATGAGAGAAATGAAGAGACATAGTAAGGTGGATGAAGGAGTGCTTCTTCCATTGTTGGTGGCTCAATGGGGATTGAGagaaatataaattaatatttTCTAGTGGGATGCATCAATCTTAGAAGACAGAAATACCATAGGAGActaattgtttttctttttgttaacgTTTCCTAGTGGGATGCATCAATTTTAGAAGACAGAAATACCATAGGAGACtaatagtttttctttttgaaacaaatgtggatttatttattaatattagatagactaatatttaattgataaatGAAAATAATGTTCATGATAcaataataaaagaaaataaagggaGGGGATTTAACATATATATGTTGCATAGAGtaatatttaattgataaataaaaaatttggaTGTTGGCCTTCTTCTTTATTTATACTTTTGATGAACCGCAACATATTGAAAAACATGactgagagaaatagaaattataACACTTAGTGGGTTGATGACATAGCAACATGGCACTTAGTGGATTGATGACGTGGCAGCATGAGGATTGAGAGAAATACAATTATGACACTTAGTGGGTTGCATCTATATAGAATATATAGATACAACGGGCAGCTCTTTTGCCGgttccgtttcaaaaaaaaaaagtgtccTGGCATGCATGCACCACAAAGCCGTGGGCGTAGTGGAAGCGTGGCGTCAGTGGTGAAGCCAGGTTAGAGCAAGTATAATAAGTCATACTCAGCAGGCTGTAAGATCATCTACGTCATAAAAATTCTATGTGGAGGTGAGAGACTTAACAGCCTGGCTGCAGCACACGCAACCAGAAAAAGAtacctctctccctccctcccaatCCCGTGCGTCCTTTTGCTCCTGCTATTTGTTCTTTGCAGCCAACCCATTAGCCTGCCAGGAGCCAGGTTCGCGCAATGTGGAGCAGGCGAGGAAAGTCAAGCTTTTGCTTGGTCTCGAATATAGCATCAAAGGGAAAGACAAAAGGCATTTTCTTCCGTTTCTTTTCAGAAAGATGCACCGTCCTTCAAATATTTATTCATTGTCGGAGAAGAAACACatttgttatatatatatatatatatatatatatatatatatatatatatatatatatatatatatatatatatatatatatatatatatcgaatacTTGTTGATTGTCGGAGAAGAAATGCGGATGTAAAAAGTAATAAGATGTTTGTTTTGAGGAACCACCACATTCTGATGAGGTGGCGTGCGTCATAAGTTTATCGCAttaaatttggtgaaatgacTCCATTCCTTATGTTTGTACTAATTTTTAGCTTACGAGGGAGTTGGTGATGGTCCAACTAACTCTAccacaaaccaaacaaaaacGTAAGGAGTGAGAAATATGATAGAACTACCTCATTCCTTTTCAAATAACTGAGACCTAGCTAGTGCGATCAAATAAAATAAGCGTTCCTCGTTCCTTTCCAAATGTATGTGGACTGAGGAAGCCTCTACGTAAGAGGAATGTTGAAGCATAAGTGAATTGTTCATTTTTCACAATCAACACTTAAACTTTTAAGTTGAACCGATCAATAGATGCAACTCAATAACTTCATCaatattaaaatttaaaatccACTAGCTTCGTCTACCATAAATATTCTTAAGTGTGAGTGTGTATTTGCATCTAGTCGTGGTGCGCTCGTGtgattgtgtgtgtgtggggggggggcggggggggggcaTTCATAAAGTAACGATACACTCTAAAGTTCTAACGGCCTGCGTTTGGATAACCTAGCACTCACTAGTTGTTAATCCACTACTTGTTAGATGACCAAAATTTAGTCCTATACTGTTTGGATACATGGACTTGTAGCTAGTAGTATTCCTAGACAAAGTCTCTTATGCCCCTGGGAGAGGACAGAGAAAAGGGGGGAGATAGCGCAGGGGAAGGGCAGTGATGCCATTTCTCAATCCAGTGGCTCCTTTTAGTCCCATTAGCTAGATATGACCAACTAATGATGAACTAGTTGTTAGTTGGGGTGTGTGGACTAAAAAATAGTTCACTCGTTAGTCCCTCTATTTGTATGGCCTAGTACCGATTTTCAGGAACTAACAATTAGTCCTGGCATGAAAGAGGCTCCTAAGTCCAGCAGCTACGTTACCGTACGTTTTGATTGCTCTACATATAGATGGGTCCATTCATTCTGGAGGCCAGAAAGCAGCTTCGTTCCAGAGGTAGCCGTTCTCTTCTCCCACAAAGCTGACAAGCTGATTGATGGCCGCCGCTTCTTCCTTTGGCGACGACTCTTACCTCATGGTTGCCGACGACATGTACTTGATAGCAGTTTGCCAAGGAAGAAACCAAGCAGACGCCACCGGGCTCATGGCGATATCCGACGAGGAGTACGCCGCGGAACTCCAGCTTCAAGAGGTGATCTTTGTTTCCTCCGCCATGGCGATGATTGTTAATTCCACCATGGCAGCGACTGCAGCACAATCATCGCTCATGCCGCAGCTTGAtagcgccgtcgtcgtcgtcaacaCCGCCAACAATGACACAACAGCTGCTGAGACGCCCGCCGTGCTTGCCGTAGCTGAGTgcagctgctcctcctcctcgcctccgccATCTCTTGCAGTTGCAGCCCCTGCCACCGGGGAAGAAGACGACGCAATTGCGGTAGCAACTTGCAAGATCTGCCTGGACTACGTGCCAGCGTCGCACGTGCACCACGCAAGTCACGACTGCGCGCATGCCTTCTGCGCAGCCTGCCTCTCCGGCTACATCAGCGCAAAGACCCAAGGCGGCCGCATCTCGGACGTCAAGTGTCCCGGGGACGGGGAGGACTGCTGCGACGACGTCCTTGACCCCGAACTCTGCCAAGGTATCATATCCGGCGAGGCTTTCGAGGCCTGGTGCGCCGCACTATGCATGTCCATGGTGGAGGGAGGCAGCAACTTTTGCTATTGCCCCTTCGACGACTGCTCGGAGATCTTGGTGGAcgatcgcggcggcgacgtgcCGGAGTCGGAGTGCCCGGCGTGCAGGAGGCTGTTCTGTGCACGGTGCCGCGTGCCATGGCACGCTGGCATTACCTGTGCCGAGTATGGCCAATTAGCACCTGGGGACAAGGGGAAGGAGGACTTACTGGTGCTGGAGATGGCCAAGGGGGAAAAGTGGAAGAGGTGCCCCCAGTGCAAGTACTTGGTCGAAAAACACAACGGCTGTGTGCACATGACTTGCAGGTGAAACTAAATCTACACTCTTTGTCGCGAATTTAAGACCTAAGATGTTTTAGTTTTTAGTTCTGTCGTTCTAAAACAAACTTTTAGATTTACAGAAAAATATAGTAATATATCTACAATAATACCAAAGAAATAAGCAATTAGGATATATTCCCCGGTAGATTTACTGAAACTAATTTGATGTCGTAGATGTTGATGCATTTAATTTTTCGATAAACTTGATCAATGTTAAAAATGTTTGATTTAGGTACTTTAGATTGGATGGTGTAACTTCGAACAGTTAATTTACTTTCTTGTACATACATCAAATTGATAGAAAATTGTTTTCAAGGCAACATAACTTCTTGTATCCATTATGTAGGTGTGGCTTCCAGTTCTGCTATGCATGTGGCGAGCCGTGGGGGCAACCTGATCATTCCTCTTGCAACACAGCGTGAAAGCTGATTTTCCTCATAATCCGGCAGTGGAAAGCGAATGAAGTTCCAAGATCCATGCAGTCAAACTATTTTTAGTTATATATGGCATATGCAGCCCAACTATTTGTAGTCATATATGACACTACCGCAGAAGTAAAAAACTAATAAGTGTAGTTCAATAACACATGTATTcaaactattttttattttatgagcTATGTATGTCATTGTGGCAGTACTACATAAATTtctatcataatttttttaactaAATTATGATAGAGATTTTTATAGTAGTGCTATAAAGACGTACATAGCTGATAAAAGCAAAAATAGTTTGACTGCATGTATCATAGGCCTACACATAAAAGCAATTTTTTTGCTCCTATGTGTAGTCCTATCATACATGCATTTAAACTATTTTTGCATTTATGAACTTTGTATATCTTTATGGTGCACTACTATACAAATGAAATAAATTATCTTCATTGCAGTATTACAAAAATCCCTATCGGATACAATCAAAGGCTGTTAAAACGGTTCTTGAATCCTAATGTCACAAGGCTCAAAAACCGCTCCACGtagtataaaaaaataaaatgcaaTTCCAACCTCGAACCACATTACTACAGGTTTTTGAATCTTTGGCTCAAAAACCTCTTCTCATAGTGGTACTATGAAAAGCAATTCCAACCTAGAACCACCATTGCTACTACAGGTTTTTAAATCTTAGTGTCACAAGCAGGGTTCCCCTAACCGACCGGAGACCggtaaccgccgccctccggtaccggtataccggtccggtttggccggttaccggtc
The genomic region above belongs to Panicum virgatum strain AP13 chromosome 8N, P.virgatum_v5, whole genome shotgun sequence and contains:
- the LOC120686168 gene encoding probable E3 ubiquitin-protein ligase RNF217 isoform X4; this translates as MGPFILEARKQLRSRVCQGRNQADATGLMAISDEEYAAELQLQELDSAVVVVNTANNDTTAAETPAVLAVAECSCSSSSPPPSLAVAAPATGEEDDAIAVATCKICLDYVPASHVHHASHDCAHAFCAACLSGYISAKTQGGRISDVKCPGDGEDCCDDVLDPELCQGIISGEAFEAWCAALCMSMVEGGSNFCYCPFDDCSEILVDDRGGDVPESECPACRRLFCARCRVPWHAGITCAEYGQLAPGDKGKEDLLVLEMAKGEKWKRCPQCKYLVEKHNGCVHMTCRCGFQFCYACGEPWGQPDHSSCNTA
- the LOC120686168 gene encoding probable E3 ubiquitin-protein ligase RNF217 isoform X1, translating into MAAASSFGDDSYLMVADDMYLIAVCQGRNQADATGLMAISDEEYAAELQLQEVIFVSSAMAMIVNSTMAATAAQSSLMPQLDSAVVVVNTANNDTTAAETPAVLAVAECSCSSSSPPPSLAVAAPATGEEDDAIAVATCKICLDYVPASHVHHASHDCAHAFCAACLSGYISAKTQGGRISDVKCPGDGEDCCDDVLDPELCQGIISGEAFEAWCAALCMSMVEGGSNFCYCPFDDCSEILVDDRGGDVPESECPACRRLFCARCRVPWHAGITCAEYGQLAPGDKGKEDLLVLEMAKGEKWKRCPQCKYLVEKHNGCVHMTCRCGFQFCYACGEPWGQPDHSSCNTA
- the LOC120686168 gene encoding probable E3 ubiquitin-protein ligase RNF217 isoform X2, with product MGPFILEARKQLRSRVCQGRNQADATGLMAISDEEYAAELQLQEVIFVSSAMAMIVNSTMAATAAQSSLMPQLDSAVVVVNTANNDTTAAETPAVLAVAECSCSSSSPPPSLAVAAPATGEEDDAIAVATCKICLDYVPASHVHHASHDCAHAFCAACLSGYISAKTQGGRISDVKCPGDGEDCCDDVLDPELCQGIISGEAFEAWCAALCMSMVEGGSNFCYCPFDDCSEILVDDRGGDVPESECPACRRLFCARCRVPWHAGITCAEYGQLAPGDKGKEDLLVLEMAKGEKWKRCPQCKYLVEKHNGCVHMTCRCGFQFCYACGEPWGQPDHSSCNTA
- the LOC120686168 gene encoding probable E3 ubiquitin-protein ligase RNF217 isoform X3; this encodes MAAASSFGDDSYLMVADDMYLIAVCQGRNQADATGLMAISDEEYAAELQLQELDSAVVVVNTANNDTTAAETPAVLAVAECSCSSSSPPPSLAVAAPATGEEDDAIAVATCKICLDYVPASHVHHASHDCAHAFCAACLSGYISAKTQGGRISDVKCPGDGEDCCDDVLDPELCQGIISGEAFEAWCAALCMSMVEGGSNFCYCPFDDCSEILVDDRGGDVPESECPACRRLFCARCRVPWHAGITCAEYGQLAPGDKGKEDLLVLEMAKGEKWKRCPQCKYLVEKHNGCVHMTCRCGFQFCYACGEPWGQPDHSSCNTA